CAAAACGGAGGGACATGTATCGACCTTATTAACACATACAAATGCTCATGTCCCAGAGGAACACAGGGTAAGATGACTAGATTGTGTATGTTTTAACACAAGTTTGGGAAAAAAGCATAGACCCCTCCCCTATTTGGAAGCATTGAGCCCCTAAAAGCAAAGATTCCTAATAGCAAATGATGTTGCTAAATGAGTCTTGAGTTGACTGCAAGTAGGCACTGTAAGTGCAAGAGTTTTTTCAAGACTGATTTTGTAATTTCTAGGTGTGCACTGCGAGATCAATATAGATGACTGCACCCCATTGTACGACATTGTCAGTTTCGAACCAAAGTGCTTCAACAATGGCGAATGCAAAGACCGTGTTGGTGGCTACTACTGTAAGTGCCCACCTGGCTTTGTTGGTGAGCGCTGTGAGGGGGATGTCAACGAGTGCCTTTCCAACCCATGTGATGCCCGCGGTACCCAGAACTGTGTTCAGCTGGTGAATAATTACCGTTGTGAATGTCGACAAGGATTCACAGGTAATATAAACTCGTATTAAGTCAAATGCTGTCATGTACGTGTCCTCCTCTCCCtttccctctcttcccccctccgtgGCTCTAACTCTGGACTGCCTCTTCCAGGAAGACGCTGCGACTCTGTACTTGATGGTTGTAAAGGGAAACCATGTAAAAATGCTGGAACATGTGCGGTGGCCAGCAACACGGAGCGTGGATTTATCTGCAGGTGTCCTCCTGTAAGTACACACAAACGTATTCTAACCCTTGACCCAAATGGTCAAATGTTCAAAACCTGTTAAATGTACAGGTAATGAATGATTATTGTTCTACTTTTGTAGGGATTTGATGGTGCAACTTGTGAATATAATACACTGACATGCGGGAACCTGCGTTGCCAAAATGATGGAGCCTGCATATCAACAAGCAATGGTTTCAAATGCCTATGTAAGGAAGGGACTACTGGCCCATTCTGTCAATATCTTGTTAGCAGCCCTTGTAATTCCAACCCGTGTTATAATGGTGGCACCTGTAAATTTGTGTCGGAGACGCCATTTTTCCAGTGCCACTGCCCCAGGAACTTTAATGGTCTGTACTGTCACATATTGGACTACGAGTTCAGTGGAGGACTGGGGCAGGATATAGTTCCACCCAAAATTGAAGAGCGCTGCGAGATTGCTATGTGTGCTGAGCAAGCCGGTAACAAGATCTGCAATGCCAACTGCAACAGCCATGCCTGCGGTTGGGACGGAGGAGACTGCTCGCTTAACTTCAACGATCCTTGGAAGAACTGTACCCAGTCTCTCCAGTGTTGGAAATATTTCAACGACGGAAAATGCGACTCGCAGTGCAACAATGCAGGATGTCTGTATGACGGCTTTGACTGCCAGAAATTAGAAGTGCAGTGCAAGTAAGTACATGCAAAAAGTCAATTCTAAGCCCCATCAAGAGATCTCTATATATTTCATAATATGCTTGGGAGTCCTTTCTGTACATTGAAAGCTTTTCTCCAGGAGCTCGTCCATTTTTGGCCAGTTCCAAATAATTTCAGACGTATTTTTGTTTCCAATCATAGATGTTTTTTctatagtttagtttttttatgaaATCATCACATGGATGGAGAACAATATATTTCCTTTATTTCAGACACTGCTTTCTATCTGATACTAAAACTTGAAACTGTGGTCCTcacctaaaattattttttcccctctttttttagCCCTCTATATGACCAGTATTGCAAAGACCACTTCCAGGATGGTCACTGCGACCAAGGTTGCAACAACGCTGAATGTGAGTGGGATGGCTTGGACTGTGCCGAAAACATGCCAGAGAAACTGGCAGAAGGTACCCTAATGCTGGTGGTTCTGATGCCTCCAGAAAATCTAAAGAACAACTCTGTCAATTTCCTCCGAGAATTAAGCAGAGTTCTTCACACCAATGTGGTGTTCAAGAAGGACAACAAAGGAGAATACATGATCTTCCCATACTATGGAAATAAAGAAGAACTTAAAAAACATCACATTAAAAGGTCTATCAAGGACTGGCCTGAGTACCCTACTACTATGTTTAACAAGATGAAGGATTCCTTGGTGTATGGACGTCACCGAAGAGAGATTGATCAGATGGAAGTCAGGGGgtaagtaatgcacttttttgttTATCATCAGATGGGGGGAGAAGCATAATGTATAATTCCAGGAAATGTGTCATCTGTTTCTATCATTCACAAATGCATTTTTCATGTAGATCTTTTGGTTGAAACTGTAGCCTCGATGCCTTCTCTTGTCCAATTAcatattattttacttattttgtcaTACAGGTCCATTGTGTACCTGGAAATAGACAATCGGCAATGCTTCCAAGCATCTTCTCAGTGTTTCGACAGTGCAACCGATGTAGCTGCGTTTCTTGGGGCACTCGCCTCTATTGGAAGTCTTGATATCCCATACAAGATTGAAGCAGTGAAAAGTAAGTATAATCACTCTCCATACCTCCTCCctatgcaaacaaaaaaaaaaaaaccaaacggGTTCATAAAAATCACCTATATGCCCTCGCTCAAAGGCATGCCAAAACCTGGGTCTTATATCACTCATCTCCGTAAACAACCGtcttctcttctttccccccttttttttactggattTATATCAGAATCATTAATTCCTTTAAAAAGACAGCCAGAACGAGAATGAAACTGATCAATATCATGCACGAGGTGCTGGAGATTGTATCTTCAAAATCCCCCCTAAATCCTCTGTCTTAACAGCTCAATGAAAGCACAGTTATGTGAAGTTTATTAATCCTTTTCCTTAAAGGAGTAAAGAATAACTGTCTCTTGGTATTGCCGACTACTGCAAGAGAGAATTTAAGGGTATTTTGCAATTCTGATTAATAGCGTAAAATGACCTTATTTTTGGGAATGATTCCACCCCCTTCAGAAGATTACGTTCATGGACTTTTTTATTAACTAATTTCACTTCATTTCAATTCTGTTGTTGGTCTGAAAGGCAGCATTAATGTCTCAGTTACTGAATGTATTCTGGTCTTCTTCAGGCGAGACGGTGGAAACCAAGAACAACCCTACGCTTTACTCTGTGTTGAGTGTAGTTGCACTTTTGGTGCTGCTGGCCCTAGTTTTTGGAGGAATCATGATGAATAAGAAGAGGCGTAGAGAGCATGGACAACTTTGGCTCCCTGAAGGCTTCAATCCAAAAGAATCTAGCAAAAAGAAACGTCGTGAGCCACTCGGGGAAGATTCAGTGGGTTTAAAGTAAGTAACCGTGTCTCTCTGTTTTTACATTCTGGCTATTATGTATGCTCTTCTGGTTATTAGATCTTCATGGAGACTGAAAGGATTCTATCCAAAATGTTTCAGTCGAATATTTAGTTTAGAATAATGTCCTTTGTTCTTTCTATTTAGGCGGTCACAGAGGTTTTCAAAAAGATAGGGTTACAggtttaatttgtttgttttgggggttttttcAGGGGGAGGGAAGGCAAGACCTCAATGTCTTTCCTACTATGTCTTAAAATGATGCTGTTCTGTTTGAATAACTTTTTTTGGATGTTAAAGTTTGCATATTTACAAGGGAGACCTTGACTTGATATTATGGTAAacactctttttttctttatagacCTTTGAAGAATGGTGCTGATGGTTCATTAATGGACGATAACCAAAATGAGTGGGGTGATGAAGAAGCCTTGGATAACAAAAGGTTTAGGGTAAGTCGGAAAAAGGCTTCAAACAGTGATTTTTAGTGCTAGCTAGCTATAAAATAAGGTCAGTTGTGCGGCTATCAACTCAAAAGTAAAATTGTATTGTTTTGGTCTGGTTGACTTATCATGTGGTCATGATGTGTGTTGGACCATCTCACGTGTTATAGATTCATGCTGATGATGGCTGGGTTGTGTAGGCCGAAACACATGATCACTTTGAAGTTATTTCATCCTAGACTTGGATTTGTCTTTTATCCACCACAGTATGAAGAACAAGTTATGCTGCCCGAACTCAGTAACCAAACTGACCACAGACAGTGGACCCAGCAGCACTTGGATGCAGCTGACCTCCGCATTCcagccatggcccccaccccaccGCAGGGTGAGATAGATGCTGACTGTATGGACGTCAATGTGCGTGGTCCAGGTATGCAATTGTTCACTCATTTCATGCCTTGTTTTTTCAgccatttttatttaaacaaggctttatttaaaaaaatgcttgaatgtacatgttgcattttagattatttttctttagtaaatATTTGTTATATTAGAGGAACAAAATAACCAAttctggaaaaaatatatacgtTTTGTAGagcattttttttctctatttgtgTGCATATAGAGTAAAATCTATATCTTTTAAgctattacaaaaatatatttaaaagttaACATTCAGCTGATCTGGTACTATTTTAAACAGAAAGCTGTgactttttatttgtaattaaaatagaaacattttCAGAGGTCATTACTGAGAGCTGTACCTATAGGTGCCCctccgcccccccacccccctgtacTTTGACACTTGCACTATATGTTTTCCTTATTTTCCAAATATTATTTGTGCTTAGATGGTTTCACACCTCTGATGATTGCCGCGTGCAGCGGAGGGGGGTTGGAGACCGGAAATTGTGAAGAAGAGGAGGACGCGTCCGCCAATATGATTTCAGACTTTATTGGTCAAGGTGCCAACTTGCACAACCAGACAGACCGCACCGGAGAAACTGCGCTGCATTTAGCTGCAAGATATGCTCGTGCTGACGCCGCCAAGCGTCTCCTTGAGTCCAGCGCAGATTCCAATGTCCAGGACAACATGGGGAGGACACCACTACATGCTGCAGTTGCGGCCGATGCTCAAGGAGTTTTTCAGGTACAATTATCAGATTATTAACAGTTTAAAGCAGTGGAACTGGGGTACCCTGGTTCAAAGCTTGATCAGACCACTTCACCTAACTATATATCAGCCTACCTCATATATAGTAAGCTGTTTTGAGCAGGGCCTTTCTCACCTCAAAATATcctctttctataattgtaaaacgCTGCGGAATATATTGGCGCtagaaatactaataataataatgtttgttCTCAATACCTGTGTTATTTtgcctaattattattttttttctgatctCTGAACAGATTCTCATAAGGAATCGAGCTACAGATTTAGATGCCCGTATGTATGATGGCACCACACCTCTCATACTAGCTGCTCGCTTGGCAGTGGAGGGCATGGTGGAAGAGCTGATCAATTCTCACGCAGATGTCAACGCAGTGGATGAGCTAGGTATACCAAATATCTTTATGGTATCTTTATATATTGAATTACATGCTCCACTGGACCCTTTAttatgcacattttatttttaccgACATCAATCcaacgtttttctttttgtttttttcacacatttaGGAAAATCTGCTTTGCACTGGGCAGCAGCTGTTAATAACATTGATGCTGCAACTGTACTACTGAAAAATGGCGCCAATAAGGATATGCAGAATAATAAGGTACTAATTTgcctagtattttttattttatttttttaaatagaattgtGTGTGACTTGAGAGGGTTATGAAGCACTGGACTGGATATAGATCATCACCATCCATTTATAATTTCTTGACTTTTGTTTGCAGGAAGAGACACCACTGTTCCTTGCGGCACGGGAAGGTAGCTATGAAACAGCTAAGGTTCTCCTGGATCACTATGCAAATCGGGATATTACAGATCACATGGACAGGCTTCCTCGGGACATCGCTCAAGAACGCATGCACCATGATATTGTCCAGCTGCTGGATGAATATAACCTAGTGAGGAGCCCTCAGCTACACAATGGTCCAATGGGTGGACAGACCTTATCTCCTCCCATCTGTTCCCCTAATGGCTACATTGGAAACATGAAGTCAGCTGTTCAAGGAAAGAAGGCTCGCAAGCCAAGTACGAAGGGTACTGGTTGCAAAGATTCCAAGGATCTTAAAGCGAGGAGAAAAAAGTCCCAAGATGGCAAAAATGGGATAATGGATTCAGGGAGCTCAGGTGTATTATCCCCAGTTGATTCTCTGGAGTCTCCACATGGGTACTTATCAGACGTGGCATCTCCTCCACTGATGAATTCCCCATTTCAGCAGTCACCATCAATGCCTCTGAACCACCTCACCACATTGCAGGATTCTCATATCAGTATGAATCATTTGAACATGGCCACAAAGCAGGAAATAACTACAGGCAACACCAACCGAATGACATTTGATGGCATGACGCCTCGTCTTAGTCACTTGCCTGTATCTAGTACTAGTGCTGTTCTGAGCAATGGTTCCATGCAGTTTACAGTAGGGGGCGCTCCTATGGATGGCCAGTGTGAGTGGTTTACAAGGTTACAAAATGGAATGGTTCAGAACCCATATAGCGTCATGAGGAGTAATCTCCAACAAGGTGGTCACCAGCAATCTCAAGGTCTTCAGCACAACCTGATGGCATCCATGCATAACGGCTTGCCAGCAACTACTTTGTCCCAGATGATGAGCTATCAGGCAATGCCGAACACAAGGTTGTCCAACCAACCTCATCTAATGCAAGCTCAGCAACTACAACAGATGCAGCAACAGCAGAATTTACAGCTGCAGCAGCAAAACTTACAACAGCAGCAACTGCACAACTCAAACTCTTCTTCCGCCACTCATATGGCAGCTTCCTTTTGCAGTAGTGAGTTAAGTCAGCCCGACATACAGCAAATTACCAACAACAGCATCCATGCAATAATGCCCCAGGAAACTCAAATCCTGACATCATCGCTGCCGACAACACTCACTCAGTCTATGACCACTACTCAGTTTCTAACTCCACCATCACAGCATAGCTACTCTTCTCCAATGGACAATACCCCCAACCACCAGCTCCAGGTGTCAGACCACCCGTTCCTGACTCCTTCTCCGGAATCTCCCGACCAGTGGTCTAGTTCATCACCTcattctgattggtcagagggtatATCGAGCCCACCAACAAGTATGCAGTCACAACATACTCATATTCCTGAAGCGTTCaagtaaataatatattaaaaaagggaCCCAAACCAAAGTTCTATATACTTTTGGTTGATTTAAGACAGTGGGATAGAGCAAAGGACATTTTATATGGTTTTATAAATAAGACACtgaacatttaaatttttttttaaagtatttatttatatacttttacCATTGAcataaaacactgccttttattatttttatttatattttcagttcccatttttttcaaaaaaattttacttttttttagcattttacgAAGTTgaaagtgttttattttaatttttttttttaccatattgtAAAATGTTTAAGAACAATTCTTGAAAAATgactatttattaatattattttttttatccttgaTGAACAACctggaaataaaaaatattcgaTATACTGAAGAAACAATGGTCATGCTTATAtttcaaacaaaaatattttttaaaaaaagtgtatttttaccATTTTATAGAATGTTCCATTGGCCAGCCCTAGatcttgttttc
This DNA window, taken from Pelobates fuscus isolate aPelFus1 chromosome 9, aPelFus1.pri, whole genome shotgun sequence, encodes the following:
- the NOTCH1 gene encoding neurogenic locus notch homolog protein 1 gives rise to the protein MLWIGGIGVCVLLCSLAVPTTGLRCTQPSEICLNNGKCELTSNVNGICKCSNSYVGDRCQFENPCLAKPCYNSGVCQPLVRGHIVDFTCKCPLGYSDKVCLTPGDHPCVNNPCRNGGTCDLLPSLTEYKCRCPPGLTGDTCQQADPCASNPCGNGGKCVPFEAQYVCRCPPGFHGSTCRQDINECNQSPCKNGGTCLNEFGSYQCTCRNKFTGKNCEVPYMPCNPSPCQNGGTCRQTDDTSYECTCLPGFSGMNCEENIDDCPTNNCRNGGTCVDGVNTYNCQCPPDWTGQYCTEDVDECQLMPNACQNGGTCHNNHGGYNCVCVNGWTGEDCSENIDDCANAACSGGATCHDRVASFFCECPHGRTGLLCHLNDACISNPCNEGSNCDTNPVNGKAICTCPSGYTGPACNDDVNECSLGANPCEHAGKCINTLGSFQCHCLPGYSGPRCEIDVNECLSNPCQNEATCLDQIGEFQCICMPGYEGVYCEINTDECASGPCLHNGKCIDKINEYHCECPTGFSGYQCQYDIDECASTPCKNGAKCVDGPNTYTCECTEGFTGQHCEQDINECNPDPCHYGTCKDGIATFTCLCTPGYTGQRCEINIDECHSMPCQNGGECQDRDNAYFCKCPKGTKGTNCEINLDDCASNPCDSGKCIDKIDGYECTCEPGYTGKMCNINIDECASNPCRNGGTCKDGINGFTCVCPEGFQDHMCLSEVNECNSNPCIHGTCHDGVNGYKCECDSGWSGTNCDINNDECESNPCMNGGTCKDMTSGYVCTCREGFSGPNCQTNINECASNPCLNQGSCIDDVAGYKCNCILPYTGATCKDILAPCANSPCKNGGKCQESEDYESFSCLCPAGWQGQTCEIDINECVKSPCRNGAVCQNTNGSYRCACKPGYSGRNCETDIDDCQPNPCHNGGSCSDGINTFFCNCLAGFRGPKCEEDINECASNPCRNGANCTDCVNSYTCTCPVGFSGIHCENNTPDCTESSCFNGGTCVDGINTFTCLCPPGFTGSYCQYDINECDSKPCLNGGTCLDSYGTYKCSCPQGYTGLNCQNLVRWCDSSPCKNGGKCWQTGNLYRCECNSGWTGFYCDVPSVSCDVAARQQGVDVAHLCRNSGICRDTGSTHSCLCQAGYTGSYCEEQVDECSPNPCQNGATCTDYLGGYSCECVAGYHGVNCSEEINECLSHPCQNGGTCIDLINTYKCSCPRGTQGVHCEINIDDCTPLYDIVSFEPKCFNNGECKDRVGGYYCKCPPGFVGERCEGDVNECLSNPCDARGTQNCVQLVNNYRCECRQGFTGRRCDSVLDGCKGKPCKNAGTCAVASNTERGFICRCPPGFDGATCEYNTLTCGNLRCQNDGACISTSNGFKCLCKEGTTGPFCQYLVSSPCNSNPCYNGGTCKFVSETPFFQCHCPRNFNGLYCHILDYEFSGGLGQDIVPPKIEERCEIAMCAEQAGNKICNANCNSHACGWDGGDCSLNFNDPWKNCTQSLQCWKYFNDGKCDSQCNNAGCLYDGFDCQKLEVQCNPLYDQYCKDHFQDGHCDQGCNNAECEWDGLDCAENMPEKLAEGTLMLVVLMPPENLKNNSVNFLRELSRVLHTNVVFKKDNKGEYMIFPYYGNKEELKKHHIKRSIKDWPEYPTTMFNKMKDSLVYGRHRREIDQMEVRGSIVYLEIDNRQCFQASSQCFDSATDVAAFLGALASIGSLDIPYKIEAVKSETVETKNNPTLYSVLSVVALLVLLALVFGGIMMNKKRRREHGQLWLPEGFNPKESSKKKRREPLGEDSVGLKPLKNGADGSLMDDNQNEWGDEEALDNKRFRYEEQVMLPELSNQTDHRQWTQQHLDAADLRIPAMAPTPPQGEIDADCMDVNVRGPDGFTPLMIAACSGGGLETGNCEEEEDASANMISDFIGQGANLHNQTDRTGETALHLAARYARADAAKRLLESSADSNVQDNMGRTPLHAAVAADAQGVFQILIRNRATDLDARMYDGTTPLILAARLAVEGMVEELINSHADVNAVDELGKSALHWAAAVNNIDAATVLLKNGANKDMQNNKEETPLFLAAREGSYETAKVLLDHYANRDITDHMDRLPRDIAQERMHHDIVQLLDEYNLVRSPQLHNGPMGGQTLSPPICSPNGYIGNMKSAVQGKKARKPSTKGTGCKDSKDLKARRKKSQDGKNGIMDSGSSGVLSPVDSLESPHGYLSDVASPPLMNSPFQQSPSMPLNHLTTLQDSHISMNHLNMATKQEITTGNTNRMTFDGMTPRLSHLPVSSTSAVLSNGSMQFTVGGAPMDGQCEWFTRLQNGMVQNPYSVMRSNLQQGGHQQSQGLQHNLMASMHNGLPATTLSQMMSYQAMPNTRLSNQPHLMQAQQLQQMQQQQNLQLQQQNLQQQQLHNSNSSSATHMAASFCSSELSQPDIQQITNNSIHAIMPQETQILTSSLPTTLTQSMTTTQFLTPPSQHSYSSPMDNTPNHQLQVSDHPFLTPSPESPDQWSSSSPHSDWSEGISSPPTSMQSQHTHIPEAFK